The Triticum aestivum cultivar Chinese Spring chromosome 7B, IWGSC CS RefSeq v2.1, whole genome shotgun sequence genome window below encodes:
- the LOC123160317 gene encoding signal recognition particle 19 kDa protein — MDAGGSGSGADLRSSIKKWKIIYPVYLNSKKTVAEGRRIAAAKACPDPTCIEIADSCAYLKIPRAIELDKAYPRDFFQVGRVRVQLTNDDGSPVNPAIRTKKQLMIQIAELVPKHHGRTKKQEPVAGPSVTTTNKKNKKKK, encoded by the exons ATGGacgccggcggcagcggcagcggcgccgACCTGAGGAGCAGCATCAAGAAGTGGAAGATCATCTACCCGGTGTACCTCAACTCCAAGAAGACGGTCGCCGAGGgccgccgcatcgccgccgccAAGGCCTGCCCCGACCCCACCTGCATCGAGATCGCCGACAGCTGCGCCTACCTCAAGATCCCTCGCGCCATCGAG TTGGATAAGGCGTATCCGCGGGATTTCTTCCAGGTGGGGAGAGTGAGGGTGCAGCTCACCAATGATGACGGCTCCCCAGTCAACCCTGCAATCAGAACAA AGAAGCAGCTAATGATCCAAATAGCAGAGCTGGTCCCCAAGCATCATGGGAGGACTAAGAAGCAGGAACCAGTGGCAGGTCCATCAGTTACAACTACtaacaagaaaaataagaagaagaagtag